Proteins encoded together in one Janthinobacterium tructae window:
- a CDS encoding methylated-DNA--[protein]-cysteine S-methyltransferase yields the protein MKKQQDSELFSAIVAAPFGAMGVRAQDGQLRELVYLPPHFAEKAAQDAVSERACVQLARYFVDPDYVFDLPLAELGSAYQQRVWAAIAGIPRGRVRTYGDVARFIGSAPRAVGQACGANWYPVIIPCHRVTAAGGLGGFAQHDDASGFHLGVKRWLLAHEGVEGYA from the coding sequence ATGAAAAAACAACAGGACAGTGAACTGTTCAGTGCCATCGTGGCTGCGCCCTTCGGCGCCATGGGCGTGCGCGCGCAGGACGGCCAGTTGCGTGAACTGGTCTACCTGCCGCCGCACTTCGCCGAAAAGGCGGCGCAGGATGCCGTCTCCGAGCGCGCGTGCGTGCAGCTGGCGCGCTATTTCGTCGACCCAGATTATGTCTTTGACTTGCCGCTGGCCGAACTGGGCAGCGCCTACCAGCAACGCGTATGGGCGGCGATTGCCGGCATCCCGCGCGGCCGGGTGCGCACGTATGGCGACGTGGCGCGGTTCATCGGCTCGGCGCCGCGCGCCGTGGGCCAGGCCTGCGGCGCCAACTGGTATCCCGTGATCATACCCTGCCACCGCGTCACGGCCGCTGGCGGCCTGGGCGGCTTTGCCCAGCATGACGATGCCAGCGGCTTTCACCTGGGCGTGAAGCGCTGGCTGCTGGCGCATGAAGGCGTCGAAGGTTACGCATGA
- a CDS encoding efflux RND transporter permease subunit: MVDRFIATCCQRRGIVWLVLLFVAAYGVYCWKQLPIEAYPDIADVTSQIVTQVPGLGAEEIEQQITIPLERALLGTPGMHVLRTRSLFALSLITVVFEDGSDGYFTRERLQERLASVNLPYEAKPGLDPYTSPTGEIYRYTLESKTRSLRELSELQFWTVIPRLQKVRGVADVSNFGGLTTQFMLELDPAKLDSYGLSLVQVKDAINANNTSGGGSVIDRGQQSYVVRGVGLLHSLDDMGNVVISSKNGVPVLVKDLGKLAYGNVERRGILGKDNNPDTIEGITLLLKDFNPSEALAGIHAAVDDLNNNLLPKDVKVVAYLDRSALIDATLHTVSYTLGEGMLLVALVLLLFLGSPRAAAIVALTIPLALLIAFIFMHHFKIPANLLSLGAIDFGILVDGSVVVLENMLRRREREQKRPLTIDDAIEATLQVARPIMFGMAVIIAAYLPLFAFQRIEYKLFSPMAYAVGAALVGALVVALVLIPGLAWLALRKPRRTFHNRVLEQLAAAYGTFLERMVGKKRWVAMVCAASLAGLALLGGGIGRDFLPYLDEGSLWLQVQMPPGITLDKASEMASELRRAALEFPEVSTIVTQTGRNDDGTDYWTPSHIEASVGLHPYKSWTSGMNKQQLIAKMSERFARMPGYTVAFMQPMIDGVQDKLSGAHSDLTVKIFGDDLDEVRAIAGRVAQALKTVPGASDVAVDVEPPLPNLKVELDRAKAARYGINAADVADLISTGIGGAPIGQVYVGEKSYDIAVRFPAEVRSSPDAIAKLMLTTANGAKVPLAQVANISTTSGESVIVREMGRRHIIVRLNARGRDLAGFLAEARPLVARTVADEHQRIGVEWGGQFENLQRAQSRLAIILPMTLGAMFLLLFGQFRNLRQPALVLLAVPLAMLGGLAALHLRGMTLNVSSAVGFIALFGVAVLNAVLMLAQINRLRGEEGKSLRDAVLEGARDRMRPVLMTATVAALGLTPAMLATGLGSDVQRPLATVVVGGLVTATALTLLLLPALYYLIEAHLEQRRNHTDGASHDTL, translated from the coding sequence AGCAGATCACGATACCGCTGGAGCGCGCCCTGCTGGGCACGCCCGGCATGCATGTGCTGCGCACGCGCAGCCTGTTCGCGCTGTCCCTGATCACGGTCGTGTTCGAGGATGGCAGCGATGGCTACTTCACGCGCGAGCGCTTGCAGGAGCGCCTGGCCAGCGTGAACCTGCCGTACGAGGCCAAGCCGGGGCTCGATCCCTATACTTCGCCCACGGGCGAAATCTACCGCTACACGCTGGAATCGAAAACGCGCTCCCTGCGCGAACTGTCGGAGCTGCAGTTCTGGACAGTCATCCCGCGCCTGCAAAAAGTACGCGGCGTGGCTGACGTCAGCAATTTCGGCGGCCTGACGACGCAATTCATGCTGGAACTCGATCCCGCAAAACTGGACAGCTACGGCCTCTCGCTGGTGCAGGTGAAGGACGCCATCAACGCCAACAACACCAGCGGCGGCGGCAGTGTCATCGACCGCGGCCAGCAATCGTACGTGGTGCGCGGCGTGGGCTTGCTGCATTCGCTGGACGACATGGGCAACGTTGTCATCAGCAGCAAGAATGGCGTGCCCGTGCTGGTGAAGGACCTGGGCAAGCTCGCCTACGGCAACGTGGAGCGGCGCGGCATCCTCGGCAAGGACAACAATCCCGACACCATCGAGGGCATCACCTTGCTGCTGAAGGATTTCAATCCCTCCGAGGCGCTGGCGGGCATCCATGCGGCCGTGGACGATCTGAATAACAATCTGCTGCCGAAAGACGTCAAGGTGGTCGCCTACCTGGATCGCAGCGCGCTGATCGACGCCACCTTGCACACGGTCAGTTATACCTTGGGCGAAGGCATGCTGCTGGTGGCCCTGGTGCTGCTGCTGTTCCTGGGCAGCCCGCGCGCGGCCGCCATCGTCGCGCTGACGATTCCGCTGGCGCTGCTGATCGCCTTCATCTTCATGCACCATTTTAAAATTCCCGCCAACCTGCTGTCGCTGGGCGCGATCGACTTCGGCATCCTCGTCGACGGCTCCGTGGTGGTGCTGGAAAACATGCTGCGCCGCCGCGAGCGCGAGCAGAAGCGCCCGCTCACCATCGATGACGCGATCGAGGCGACCCTGCAGGTAGCGCGCCCCATCATGTTCGGCATGGCCGTCATCATCGCCGCCTACCTGCCCCTGTTCGCCTTCCAGCGCATCGAATACAAGCTGTTCTCGCCGATGGCGTATGCGGTCGGTGCGGCACTCGTGGGCGCGCTGGTGGTGGCGCTGGTGCTGATTCCGGGCCTGGCCTGGCTGGCCTTGCGCAAGCCGCGCCGCACCTTCCATAACCGCGTGCTGGAACAGCTGGCGGCAGCATATGGCACCTTCCTCGAGCGCATGGTGGGCAAGAAGCGCTGGGTGGCGATGGTGTGCGCCGCCTCGCTGGCAGGGTTGGCCCTGCTGGGCGGGGGCATCGGGCGCGACTTCCTGCCCTATCTCGATGAAGGCTCGCTGTGGCTGCAAGTGCAGATGCCGCCCGGGATCACCCTGGACAAGGCGTCCGAGATGGCCAGTGAACTGCGCCGCGCCGCGCTGGAGTTCCCGGAAGTGTCGACCATCGTCACACAGACGGGGCGCAACGACGACGGCACCGATTACTGGACGCCGTCGCACATCGAGGCCAGCGTGGGCCTGCATCCCTATAAAAGCTGGACGTCGGGCATGAACAAACAGCAGCTGATCGCCAAAATGAGCGAGCGCTTCGCCCGCATGCCCGGCTACACGGTGGCCTTCATGCAACCGATGATCGACGGCGTGCAGGATAAATTGTCGGGCGCGCACAGCGACCTGACGGTGAAGATATTCGGCGACGACCTCGACGAAGTGCGCGCCATCGCCGGCAGGGTGGCGCAAGCACTGAAAACAGTCCCTGGCGCCTCCGACGTGGCGGTGGACGTGGAGCCGCCGCTGCCCAACCTGAAGGTGGAGCTGGACAGGGCCAAGGCGGCCCGCTACGGCATCAACGCGGCCGACGTGGCCGACCTGATTTCCACCGGCATCGGCGGCGCGCCCATCGGCCAGGTCTACGTGGGCGAGAAAAGCTACGACATCGCCGTGCGCTTCCCCGCCGAGGTACGTTCCAGTCCGGACGCCATCGCCAAACTGATGCTGACGACCGCCAACGGCGCCAAGGTGCCGCTGGCGCAGGTGGCAAACATCAGCACCACCTCGGGCGAAAGCGTGATCGTGCGCGAGATGGGACGGCGCCACATCATCGTGCGCCTGAACGCCCGCGGACGCGACCTGGCCGGCTTCCTGGCCGAAGCGCGCCCGCTGGTGGCCAGGACCGTCGCCGACGAGCACCAGCGCATCGGCGTCGAATGGGGCGGCCAGTTTGAAAACCTGCAGCGCGCGCAAAGCCGCCTGGCCATCATCTTGCCGATGACCCTGGGCGCCATGTTTTTGCTGCTGTTCGGCCAGTTCCGCAACCTGCGCCAGCCGGCCCTGGTCTTGCTGGCCGTGCCGCTGGCCATGCTCGGCGGCCTGGCCGCGCTGCACCTGCGCGGCATGACCTTGAATGTCTCGAGCGCCGTCGGCTTCATCGCCCTGTTCGGCGTGGCCGTGCTGAATGCCGTGCTGATGCTGGCGCAGATCAACCGCCTGCGCGGCGAAGAAGGCAAGAGCCTGCGCGATGCCGTGCTCGAAGGCGCGCGCGACCGCATGCGCCCCGTGCTGATGACAGCCACCGTGGCCGCGCTGGGCCTGACGCCCGCCATGCTGGCCACCGGTCTGGGCAGCGATGTGCAGCGCCCGCTGGCCACCGTGGTGGTGGGCGGCCTGGTGACGGCGACCGCACTGACCCTGCTGCTGTTGCCGGCCCTGTATTACCTGATCGAAGCGCATCTGGAACAACGCCGTAACCACACTGATGGAGCATCCCATGACACGCTTTAA
- a CDS encoding TRAP transporter substrate-binding protein, with protein sequence MKTMFVALCAAIGATAGAHAYAQAPIVIKFSHVVATDTPKGQAAERFKQLAEKATNGKVKVELYPNSQLYKDKEELEALQLGAVQMLAPSLAKFGPLGVKEFEAFDLPYIFPTKTALYNVTEGEIGKSLLKKLEPKGITGLAYWDNGFKVMSANKPLHNPADFKGLKMRIQSSKVLDAQMRALGANPQVLAFSEVYQALQTGVVDGTENPPSNMYTQKMHEVQKHVTVSNHGYLGYAVIVNKKFWDGLPPDIRGQLEKAMREATTFEKAIAQRDNDQALEAIKKAGKTQIYTLTVQEQAEWRRALAPVQKAMEGRIGKDLISAINKESAK encoded by the coding sequence ATGAAAACCATGTTCGTCGCGCTGTGCGCGGCCATCGGCGCCACCGCCGGCGCCCACGCTTACGCGCAAGCCCCCATCGTCATCAAGTTCAGCCACGTCGTGGCGACCGACACGCCGAAAGGCCAGGCCGCCGAGCGCTTCAAGCAGCTGGCTGAAAAAGCCACGAATGGCAAGGTCAAGGTCGAACTGTACCCGAACAGCCAGCTATACAAGGACAAGGAAGAACTCGAAGCGCTGCAGCTGGGCGCCGTCCAGATGCTGGCGCCGTCGCTGGCCAAGTTCGGCCCGCTGGGCGTGAAAGAATTCGAAGCCTTCGACTTGCCCTACATCTTCCCCACCAAGACGGCGCTGTACAACGTCACCGAAGGCGAAATCGGCAAGAGCCTGCTGAAGAAACTGGAACCCAAGGGTATCACGGGTCTGGCCTACTGGGACAATGGCTTCAAGGTGATGTCGGCCAACAAGCCGCTGCACAACCCGGCCGACTTCAAGGGCTTGAAGATGCGCATCCAGTCGTCCAAGGTGCTCGACGCGCAAATGCGCGCGCTGGGCGCCAATCCGCAGGTGCTGGCCTTCTCGGAAGTGTATCAGGCGCTGCAGACGGGCGTGGTCGACGGCACCGAAAATCCGCCATCGAATATGTACACGCAAAAGATGCATGAAGTGCAAAAGCACGTGACCGTGTCGAACCACGGTTACCTGGGCTATGCCGTCATCGTCAACAAGAAATTCTGGGATGGCTTGCCGCCCGATATCCGCGGCCAGCTGGAAAAAGCCATGCGCGAAGCGACCACGTTTGAAAAAGCCATCGCCCAGCGTGACAACGACCAGGCCCTCGAGGCCATCAAGAAAGCGGGCAAGACGCAGATCTATACCTTGACGGTGCAGGAACAAGCCGAGTGGCGCCGTGCGCTGGCGCCCGTGCAAAAGGCCATGGAAGGGCGCATCGGCAAGGATCTGATCTCGGCCATCAACAAGGAAAGCGCGAAGTAA
- a CDS encoding sensor histidine kinase: MPTPPTLARRFKLSSPMRWLLPVILLLLFLSILFWLPWQARQMESNERQEQLIADTLWVEQTIRFQLARNEESLFNLGVDIANASLGAEKVHERLQQMLRNGRELQRVLWLDTSGKVLASSDNSLPHALSFSPASLTAADNARRLHRGQYAQPSQQSGFPDAPPGAMLMDYHQPLFDGQRYVGSLVATYQISSLLDEMVPWWFAQDNQISLIDRDDKVLARRAAAGPGHGVYTHKRALDVPGATIILFTDSVKSQPKLLPNLLVGSVIALSLGLLWSLLALWRHISRRLVAEGALRQQMLFRTAMENSLVTGMRARDLEGRVTYVNPAFCQIVGYPAEEILGRLPPMPYWVPEALEEYQQRFVKALAGNPTPQFETYFQRPDGTRVAVLIFEAPLVDKNGKQTGWMGSVLDISDRKRVEELNRQQQEKLQTSSRLATMGELASMLAHELNQPLAAISSYTTGALNLIRRAIEHGAPVDPNTLRPALEQAGAQAQRAGQIIRSVHDFVRKSEPQRQDIAIRTVIDGIRALIDLQARKYYVTIQEELPPDLPLLRADPVMIEQVLLNLTRNAIEAMQDAAPGRRIMRLRASHDAQQGMVTVDVIDHGHGIAQDVAERLFSPFFSTKSEGMGMGLNICRTAIEFHGGALTFGANPAGGTIFTFSVPAAPRTKHQAPSTNQ, translated from the coding sequence ATGCCGACTCCCCCCACCCTTGCACGCCGCTTCAAGCTATCGAGCCCAATGCGCTGGCTGCTGCCCGTCATCCTGCTGCTGCTGTTCCTGTCCATCCTGTTCTGGCTGCCCTGGCAGGCGCGCCAGATGGAAAGCAACGAACGCCAGGAGCAGCTGATCGCCGACACCCTGTGGGTAGAGCAAACCATCCGCTTCCAGCTGGCGCGCAACGAGGAAAGCCTGTTCAACCTGGGCGTGGACATCGCCAACGCCTCGCTGGGCGCGGAAAAAGTGCACGAACGGCTGCAGCAGATGTTGCGCAATGGCCGCGAACTGCAGCGCGTGCTGTGGCTCGACACCAGCGGCAAGGTGCTGGCCAGCAGCGACAACAGCCTGCCGCATGCGCTGTCGTTTTCACCGGCCTCGCTGACGGCGGCCGACAATGCGCGCCGTCTGCACCGGGGCCAATACGCCCAGCCTTCGCAGCAAAGCGGTTTTCCCGACGCGCCGCCGGGCGCCATGCTGATGGATTACCACCAGCCCCTGTTCGACGGCCAGCGCTACGTGGGCAGCCTGGTGGCCACTTACCAGATCAGCAGCCTGCTCGATGAAATGGTACCGTGGTGGTTCGCCCAGGATAACCAGATTTCGCTGATCGACCGCGACGACAAGGTGCTGGCGCGGCGCGCCGCCGCCGGTCCCGGCCACGGCGTGTACACGCACAAGCGCGCGCTCGACGTGCCCGGCGCCACCATCATCCTGTTTACCGACAGCGTGAAAAGCCAGCCCAAGCTGCTGCCCAATTTGCTGGTCGGCTCCGTCATCGCCCTGTCGCTGGGTTTGCTGTGGAGCTTGCTGGCCCTGTGGCGGCATATTTCGCGCCGCCTGGTGGCCGAAGGGGCGTTGCGCCAGCAGATGCTGTTTCGCACGGCGATGGAAAACTCGCTGGTGACGGGCATGCGCGCGCGCGACCTGGAAGGCCGCGTCACGTATGTGAATCCAGCCTTCTGCCAGATCGTCGGCTATCCGGCCGAGGAAATCCTGGGCCGTTTGCCACCCATGCCCTACTGGGTGCCGGAAGCACTGGAGGAGTACCAGCAGCGCTTCGTCAAGGCGCTGGCCGGCAATCCCACGCCGCAGTTCGAAACCTATTTCCAACGCCCCGACGGCACGCGCGTGGCCGTGCTGATCTTCGAAGCGCCGCTGGTGGACAAGAACGGCAAGCAGACAGGCTGGATGGGCTCCGTGCTCGACATCTCGGACCGCAAACGGGTCGAGGAACTGAATCGCCAGCAGCAGGAAAAACTGCAAACCAGTTCGCGCCTGGCCACCATGGGCGAGCTGGCCTCGATGCTGGCGCATGAACTGAACCAGCCGCTGGCGGCCATCTCCAGCTACACGACAGGGGCCTTGAATTTGATCCGCCGCGCCATCGAGCATGGCGCGCCCGTCGATCCGAACACCCTGAGGCCGGCGCTGGAGCAGGCCGGTGCACAAGCGCAGCGGGCCGGCCAGATCATCCGCAGCGTGCATGATTTCGTGCGCAAGAGCGAACCGCAGCGCCAGGATATCGCCATCCGCACCGTGATCGACGGCATCCGCGCGCTGATCGACCTGCAGGCACGCAAATACTATGTCACCATCCAGGAAGAGCTGCCGCCGGACCTGCCGCTGCTGCGCGCCGACCCCGTGATGATCGAACAAGTCCTGCTGAACCTGACTCGCAACGCCATCGAGGCGATGCAGGACGCGGCGCCCGGACGGCGTATCATGCGCCTGCGGGCCAGCCACGACGCGCAGCAGGGCATGGTGACGGTGGACGTGATCGACCATGGCCACGGCATTGCGCAAGACGTGGCCGAGCGGCTGTTTTCGCCGTTTTTCTCGACCAAGTCCGAAGGCATGGGCATGGGCCTGAACATCTGCCGCACCGCGATTGAATTTCACGGCGGCGCGCTGACCTTCGGCGCCAACCCCGCTGGCGGTACGATCTTTACATTCAGCGTGCCGGCCGCGCCGCGCACTAAGCACCAAGCACCAAGCACTAACCAATAA
- the xerD gene encoding site-specific tyrosine recombinase XerD gives MMNSLLAPDNATLIDEFCDSLWLEDGLSKNSLDAYRRDMRLFARWLEVARPGREGLYEVSTADIEAYFAARHDESKATSSNRRLSVLKRFYQLALRHKHIAADPCLKMVSARQPARFVHTLSEAQVEALLAAPDVSTPLGLRERTMLELMYASGLRVSELVDLKSVELSLNDGVLRITGKGSKTRLVPFGEQARLWIERYLKEARGVILDGQMDDALFVTRRGGAMTRQMFWVIIKKHALNAGLTAPLSPHTLRHAFATHLLNHGADLRVVQLLLGHSDISTTQIYTHVARERLKLLHAQHHPRG, from the coding sequence ATGATGAACAGCCTGCTGGCGCCCGATAACGCCACCCTGATCGATGAATTCTGCGACAGCCTGTGGCTGGAAGACGGCCTGTCGAAAAACTCGCTGGACGCCTACCGGCGCGACATGCGTCTGTTCGCGCGCTGGCTGGAAGTGGCGCGGCCCGGACGCGAGGGCCTGTACGAGGTGTCCACGGCCGACATCGAAGCGTATTTCGCCGCCCGCCACGACGAGAGCAAGGCGACGTCGTCGAACCGGCGCCTGTCCGTGCTCAAGCGCTTTTACCAGCTGGCCTTGCGGCACAAGCATATTGCGGCTGATCCCTGCCTGAAGATGGTCTCGGCCAGGCAGCCAGCGCGCTTCGTGCATACCCTGAGCGAAGCGCAGGTGGAAGCGCTGCTGGCGGCGCCCGACGTGAGCACGCCGCTGGGCCTGCGCGAGCGCACCATGCTGGAACTCATGTATGCGAGCGGCTTGCGCGTGTCGGAACTGGTGGACTTGAAATCGGTGGAACTGAGCCTGAACGATGGCGTGCTGCGCATCACGGGCAAGGGCAGCAAGACGCGGCTGGTGCCCTTCGGTGAGCAGGCGCGGCTGTGGATCGAGCGCTACCTGAAGGAGGCGCGCGGCGTCATCCTCGATGGCCAGATGGACGATGCGCTGTTCGTCACGCGGCGCGGGGGCGCCATGACGCGGCAAATGTTCTGGGTCATCATCAAGAAACATGCGCTGAACGCCGGCCTCACGGCGCCGCTTTCGCCGCACACCCTGCGCCACGCGTTCGCCACGCATTTGCTGAACCACGGCGCGGACTTGCGTGTTGTGCAATTATTACTGGGGCACTCCGATATTTCCACCACGCAGATTTACACGCATGTGGCCCGCGAACGGCTGAAACTGCTGCATGCGCAGCATCATCCGCGAGGCTAA
- a CDS encoding TRAP transporter large permease encodes MNALIIFVLLLALMLTGMPISISLGLTVLTFLFTMTSVPIESVALKIFTGIEKFEIMAIPFFILAGNFLTHGGVARRMINFASSMVGHWHGGLALAGVMACALFAAVSGSSPATVVAIGSIILPAMVKQGYPRGFGAGVITTSGALGILIPPSIVMVMYSVSTNTSVGKLFMAGVIPGMMLAMLLGLTTWFLARKHNYPRMKKASWGERFVTFKKSAWGLLLIVIVMGGIYSGAFTPTEAAAMAAVYAFIIAVFVYKDLKIKQVGKVLLDSAAMSAMLLYIITNAVLFSFLMTSENIPQAMAEWITGKGLGVISFLLVVNVLLLLAGNVMEPSSIVLIMAPILFPVAMKLGIDPVHFGILIVVNMEVGMCHPPVGLNLYVASGITKMGISELTVAVMPWLLTMLAFLMLITYVPQISLWLPNLIYN; translated from the coding sequence ATGAACGCGCTGATTATTTTTGTGTTGCTGCTGGCGCTGATGCTGACCGGCATGCCGATTTCCATTTCGCTGGGCCTGACGGTGCTCACGTTCCTGTTTACCATGACCAGCGTACCTATCGAATCGGTAGCCCTGAAGATTTTTACGGGCATCGAGAAGTTCGAGATCATGGCCATTCCGTTCTTCATTTTGGCGGGTAACTTCCTCACGCATGGCGGGGTGGCGCGGCGCATGATCAACTTCGCCAGCTCCATGGTGGGCCACTGGCATGGCGGCCTGGCGCTGGCCGGCGTGATGGCGTGCGCGCTGTTTGCCGCCGTTTCCGGCTCCAGCCCCGCCACCGTGGTGGCGATCGGCTCCATCATCCTGCCGGCCATGGTCAAGCAGGGCTATCCACGCGGCTTCGGCGCCGGCGTCATCACCACCTCGGGCGCGCTGGGCATTTTGATACCGCCGTCGATCGTGATGGTGATGTATTCGGTCAGCACCAACACCTCGGTGGGCAAGCTGTTCATGGCGGGTGTGATTCCCGGCATGATGCTGGCCATGCTGCTGGGCCTGACCACGTGGTTTTTGGCGCGCAAGCACAACTATCCGCGCATGAAGAAGGCCAGCTGGGGCGAACGCTTCGTCACCTTCAAGAAAAGCGCCTGGGGCCTGCTGCTGATCGTCATCGTCATGGGCGGCATCTATTCGGGCGCGTTTACGCCCACGGAAGCGGCCGCCATGGCTGCCGTGTACGCCTTCATCATCGCCGTCTTCGTCTACAAGGACCTGAAGATCAAGCAAGTGGGCAAGGTCTTGCTCGACTCGGCCGCCATGTCGGCGATGCTGTTGTACATCATCACCAACGCCGTGCTGTTCTCGTTCCTGATGACCAGCGAAAACATCCCGCAAGCGATGGCCGAGTGGATCACGGGCAAGGGCCTGGGCGTGATCAGCTTCCTGCTGGTGGTCAACGTGCTGTTGTTGTTGGCGGGTAACGTCATGGAGCCGTCATCGATCGTGCTGATCATGGCGCCGATTTTGTTCCCCGTCGCCATGAAGCTGGGCATCGATCCTGTGCACTTCGGCATCTTGATCGTGGTCAATATGGAGGTGGGCATGTGCCATCCGCCCGTGGGCCTGAATCTGTACGTGGCGTCCGGCATCACCAAGATGGGCATTTCCGAATTGACCGTGGCCGTGATGCCATGGCTGCTGACGATGCTGGCCTTCCTGATGCTGATTACCTACGTACCACAAATCTCGCTGTGGCTGCCAAATTTAATTTACAACTAA
- a CDS encoding TRAP transporter small permease, which produces MKFLDHLEEWLIASLMGAATFIIFVAVVHRYLAGLPIPVVQDFLIQINTSWAQELCIYMFVWMAKFGAAYGVRTGIHVGVDVLINRMNPRWRDRFVVFGLGAGALFTGIVGTLGASFVWSIGHTDQTSADMEVPMWLVYLAVPLGSYLMCFRFLQVMVHFIKTGALPKHDHSHVEGLEDELTAEEKGAKA; this is translated from the coding sequence ATGAAATTTCTGGATCACCTGGAAGAGTGGCTGATCGCGTCCCTGATGGGCGCAGCCACCTTCATCATCTTCGTCGCGGTCGTGCACCGCTACCTGGCAGGCTTGCCGATACCGGTCGTGCAGGACTTCCTGATTCAAATCAATACCAGCTGGGCCCAGGAACTGTGCATCTACATGTTCGTCTGGATGGCCAAGTTCGGCGCCGCGTATGGCGTGCGCACGGGCATCCACGTGGGCGTCGACGTCTTGATCAACCGCATGAACCCGCGCTGGCGCGACCGTTTCGTCGTCTTCGGCCTCGGTGCCGGCGCTCTGTTTACGGGCATCGTCGGTACCCTGGGCGCCAGCTTCGTGTGGTCGATCGGCCACACGGACCAGACTTCGGCCGACATGGAAGTGCCGATGTGGCTGGTCTACCTGGCCGTGCCGCTTGGTTCTTACCTGATGTGCTTCCGCTTCCTGCAGGTGATGGTGCATTTCATCAAGACGGGCGCCTTGCCCAAACACGACCACTCGCATGTCGAGGGGCTGGAAGATGAATTGACGGCGGAAGAAAAAGGAGCCAAGGCATGA
- a CDS encoding TolC family protein, translated as MTRFNLILAGWLISPAIIAAPLTFDTYLSAVETHSLELQAQQQDITSAKAGIGIAGLRPDPELTLGAARETPRSIERRPITWTPAIGMAIETGGKRAARLKAARSNVTVAEETVAGFKSELYATAAAAYTEACRTREVLARKEHTMAALSKVVEANVVRRKAGDVGGIELLQSRVERDQFQAELAQARSEAQGAMLELSPPLGRQLDALFPDAQLACDFTAFAGGESGTLVPQALRERSDVRIARATLDNLRDGAALVRANRSVDPTVTLGLAAVRGYQDGIDAHGAPVEGSPRSRALSISLAIPIPLSRRDKGDVVQAEAGVTQAMLALRQAELKAETDVRAAQLQLRTAQERLARYRDGVLLDAQKVVDGIGLSYFSGNASLLEWLAAQHSADDAWQGYLQARADVAIASTQLQLAIGQRPRL; from the coding sequence ATGACACGCTTTAACTTGATCCTGGCGGGCTGGCTGATCTCGCCCGCCATCATCGCCGCGCCCCTGACCTTCGACACCTACCTGAGCGCCGTGGAAACGCACAGCCTGGAGCTGCAGGCGCAGCAGCAAGACATCACGTCGGCCAAGGCCGGCATCGGCATCGCCGGACTGCGCCCCGATCCGGAATTGACCCTGGGCGCCGCGCGCGAAACGCCGCGTTCGATCGAACGCCGTCCCATCACCTGGACGCCGGCCATCGGCATGGCCATCGAAACGGGCGGCAAGCGCGCCGCGCGCCTGAAAGCGGCGCGCAGCAATGTCACCGTCGCCGAGGAAACGGTGGCCGGCTTCAAGAGCGAACTGTACGCCACTGCGGCGGCGGCCTACACGGAAGCGTGCCGCACTCGCGAGGTGCTGGCGCGCAAGGAGCACACCATGGCGGCCCTGTCGAAAGTGGTCGAGGCGAACGTGGTGCGCCGCAAGGCAGGCGACGTGGGCGGCATCGAGCTGCTGCAGTCGCGCGTGGAACGCGACCAGTTCCAGGCCGAACTGGCGCAGGCACGCAGCGAGGCGCAGGGCGCCATGCTGGAACTGTCGCCGCCGCTGGGGCGCCAGCTCGATGCGCTGTTTCCCGACGCGCAGCTGGCCTGCGACTTCACCGCCTTTGCGGGCGGCGAAAGCGGCACCCTCGTGCCGCAGGCGCTGCGCGAACGCAGCGATGTACGCATCGCCCGCGCCACGCTGGACAATCTGCGCGATGGCGCGGCGCTGGTGCGCGCCAACCGCTCCGTCGATCCCACCGTGACGCTGGGCCTGGCCGCCGTGCGCGGCTACCAGGACGGCATCGATGCCCATGGCGCACCAGTGGAAGGGTCGCCCCGTTCGCGCGCGCTGTCCATCTCGCTGGCCATCCCCATCCCGCTGTCGCGGCGCGACAAGGGCGACGTGGTGCAGGCCGAGGCCGGCGTCACGCAAGCGATGCTGGCCTTGCGCCAGGCCGAGTTGAAAGCCGAAACGGACGTGCGCGCGGCGCAGCTGCAGCTGCGCACGGCGCAGGAGCGGCTGGCGCGCTACCGCGACGGCGTGCTGCTCGATGCGCAAAAGGTCGTTGACGGCATCGGCCTGTCCTACTTCAGTGGTAATGCCTCGCTGCTGGAATGGCTGGCCGCGCAGCACTCGGCCGACGACGCCTGGCAGGGCTATCTGCAGGCGCGCGCCGACGTGGCCATCGCCAGCACGCAGCTGCAACTGGCCATCGGCCAGCGGCCGCGCTTATAG